Proteins encoded in a region of the Streptomyces sp. NBC_00310 genome:
- a CDS encoding DUF6227 family protein, giving the protein MSVPYETAAYEPPESPESPEEHLARLLGRALNSFELPDETIRQLDCALAHDSSLHSAHYSSGLHRATYRHTWLLADGSAVTLWELVHNTAPGSDTQHEVYTDDEELRAATARLPLPPDASDFELPAVVELAAFPEPRHDYVPDDSADHARRLLRRAENQDPPGDELATLLLRTAFAHEITQAFGRPHRPGRHGRPGLNFSLYEHAFLLTDGQEISLWEVEHTATPDGRHMCEVYATEDAARDAMERRAGTLG; this is encoded by the coding sequence TTGAGCGTTCCGTACGAGACGGCAGCGTACGAGCCACCCGAGTCGCCCGAGTCTCCTGAGGAGCACCTCGCGCGACTCCTCGGCCGCGCCCTGAACTCCTTCGAGCTGCCCGACGAGACGATACGACAGCTCGACTGCGCCCTCGCGCACGACAGCTCGCTGCACTCCGCGCACTACAGTTCGGGGCTGCACCGGGCGACGTACCGACACACCTGGCTGCTCGCCGACGGCTCCGCCGTCACGCTGTGGGAGCTGGTGCACAACACGGCTCCCGGCAGCGACACCCAGCACGAGGTGTACACGGACGACGAGGAGCTGCGGGCCGCCACCGCGCGCCTGCCGCTGCCGCCGGACGCCTCCGACTTCGAGCTGCCCGCCGTGGTGGAGCTGGCGGCGTTCCCCGAGCCGCGCCACGACTACGTACCGGACGACTCGGCGGACCACGCCCGTCGGCTGCTGCGCCGCGCCGAGAACCAGGACCCTCCCGGGGACGAGCTCGCCACCCTGCTGCTGCGGACCGCGTTCGCGCACGAGATCACCCAGGCCTTCGGCCGGCCGCACCGTCCCGGGCGGCACGGCCGGCCCGGCTTGAACTTCTCGCTCTACGAGCACGCGTTCCTGCTCACCGATGGGCAGGAGATCTCCCTCTGGGAGGTCGAGCACACGGCCACACCGGACGGACGCCACATGTGCGAGGTGTACGCGACGGAGGACGCGGCCCGGGACGCGATGGAGCGCCGGGCGGGGACGCTCGGATAG
- a CDS encoding L,D-transpeptidase: MTRPKIAVRRAVGACAVLVVGALTLTGCGGDAKADDKSGGKGTSAEDAAARITISAKDGSTGASINATGVKVSGGKLTEVKMTVAEGGAAVAGEIAADGRSWKPKEQLERGTKYQISATAKSADGKTSAANSIFTTVSTANSFIGTYTPDNGTTVGAGMPVSFTFDKAITDRKAVQSHIKVTSNSGQEVVGHWFGAQRLDFRPEEYWKAGSKVTMKIDLDGVEGANGLYGVQDKTVTFTVGRSQVSTVDVNTQTMTVVRDGKTLKTVPISAGSASNPTYNGQMVISEKFRQTRMNGSTVGFGGEYDIADVPNAMRLTTSGTFIHGNYWYNRSNPPFGREGTSHGCVGLADVQGANGDTVSKWFFDNSLVGDVVIVKNSPDKAVSPDNGLNGWNMSWSEWTAGDAI; the protein is encoded by the coding sequence GTGACAAGGCCGAAGATTGCTGTGCGGCGTGCGGTGGGGGCCTGTGCCGTGCTGGTGGTCGGTGCGCTGACCCTCACCGGCTGCGGCGGGGACGCCAAGGCCGACGACAAGAGTGGTGGCAAGGGGACTTCGGCCGAGGACGCGGCAGCGCGGATCACGATCTCGGCGAAGGACGGTTCGACGGGTGCGTCCATCAACGCGACCGGTGTGAAGGTCAGCGGCGGCAAGCTGACCGAGGTGAAGATGACCGTCGCCGAGGGCGGCGCGGCCGTGGCCGGCGAGATAGCCGCGGACGGGCGGTCCTGGAAGCCGAAGGAGCAGTTGGAGCGGGGCACGAAGTACCAGATCTCCGCGACCGCGAAGAGCGCCGACGGGAAGACGTCGGCCGCCAACTCCATCTTCACGACCGTGTCGACGGCCAACAGCTTCATCGGGACGTACACGCCGGACAACGGCACCACCGTCGGGGCGGGCATGCCGGTGTCGTTCACCTTCGACAAGGCGATCACGGACCGGAAGGCCGTGCAGTCGCACATCAAGGTGACGTCGAACAGCGGGCAGGAGGTGGTGGGGCACTGGTTCGGGGCCCAGCGGCTCGACTTCCGGCCCGAGGAGTACTGGAAGGCCGGCTCCAAGGTCACGATGAAGATCGACCTGGACGGCGTCGAGGGCGCGAACGGTCTGTACGGCGTGCAGGACAAGACGGTCACGTTCACCGTGGGGCGCTCACAGGTGTCCACGGTGGATGTGAACACGCAGACGATGACGGTCGTGCGGGACGGGAAGACGCTCAAGACCGTGCCGATCTCGGCGGGCAGTGCGAGCAACCCGACGTACAACGGCCAGATGGTGATCTCGGAGAAGTTCCGGCAGACGCGGATGAACGGGTCGACGGTCGGCTTCGGCGGTGAGTACGACATCGCGGACGTGCCGAACGCGATGCGGCTGACGACCTCGGGCACCTTCATCCACGGCAACTACTGGTACAACAGGTCCAACCCGCCCTTCGGGCGCGAGGGCACCAGCCATGGCTGCGTCGGCCTCGCGGACGTCCAGGGGGCGAACGGCGACACGGTCTCCAAGTGGTTCTTCGACAACTCACTGGTCGGCGACGTGGTGATCGTCAAGAACTCCCCCGACAAGGCGGTCTCGCCGGACAACGGCCTCAACGGCTGGAACATGTCGTGGAGCGAGTGGACGGCGGGCGACGCCATCTGA
- a CDS encoding P1 family peptidase, producing the protein MTARAVDALTDVPGLRVGHATRVGGGWLTGTTVVLAPEGGAVAAVDVRGGGPGTKETDALDPRNLVQKVEAVVLTGGSAYGLDSASGVMAWLEERGRGVRVGLDPAHVVPVVPAACVFDLGRGGDFKARPDAATGRAAVEAAAASRPGAPVAEGCVGAGTGATVGLLKGGIGTASTVLGSGITVAALVVANAAGSAMDPETGVLYGELFQGRPAYPAPEVHENARRRVAEAAAMSPPPPLNTTLAVVATDADLTRAQAQKLAGTAHDGIARAVRPVHLLNDGDTVFTLATGARPLPPRAGPLALNELLAAGADLVTRAIVRAVRAAESVDGPGGVWPSYGELYAGDEGARGTRGA; encoded by the coding sequence ATGACGGCCAGGGCAGTTGACGCGTTGACCGATGTCCCCGGCCTGCGGGTCGGGCACGCCACCCGGGTGGGCGGGGGCTGGCTCACCGGTACCACGGTCGTGCTCGCTCCGGAGGGCGGCGCGGTCGCGGCCGTGGACGTGCGCGGGGGCGGCCCCGGCACCAAGGAGACGGACGCGCTCGACCCCCGCAACCTGGTGCAGAAGGTCGAGGCGGTGGTGCTGACCGGCGGCAGCGCGTACGGCCTGGACTCCGCGTCGGGGGTGATGGCCTGGCTGGAGGAGCGCGGACGGGGTGTACGGGTCGGCCTCGACCCCGCGCACGTGGTGCCGGTCGTGCCGGCCGCCTGTGTCTTCGACCTGGGCCGGGGCGGGGACTTCAAGGCCAGACCGGACGCTGCCACCGGCCGGGCCGCGGTCGAGGCAGCCGCCGCGAGCAGGCCCGGTGCCCCGGTGGCGGAGGGGTGCGTGGGTGCCGGGACGGGGGCGACGGTCGGACTACTCAAGGGCGGCATCGGCACCGCGAGCACCGTGCTGGGCTCGGGGATCACGGTGGCCGCGCTGGTGGTGGCGAACGCGGCGGGATCGGCGATGGATCCGGAGACGGGGGTGCTGTACGGGGAGTTGTTCCAGGGGCGGCCGGCGTATCCGGCGCCGGAGGTCCACGAGAACGCGCGCCGACGGGTCGCGGAGGCCGCGGCGATGAGCCCCCCTCCCCCGCTGAACACCACACTTGCCGTCGTCGCCACCGACGCCGACCTGACCCGCGCCCAGGCCCAGAAGCTGGCCGGTACGGCGCACGACGGCATCGCCCGCGCCGTACGCCCTGTGCATCTGCTCAACGACGGGGACACCGTGTTCACGCTGGCGACGGGCGCCCGGCCGCTGCCGCCCCGGGCCGGCCCGCTCGCACTGAACGAACTCCTGGCGGCGGGGGCGGACTTGGTGACCCGGGCGATCGTACGGGCGGTGCGGGCGGCCGAGTCGGTGGACGGGCCGGGTGGAGTGTGGCCGTCCTACGGGGAGTTGTACGCGGGGGATGAGGGGGCGAGGGGGACGAGGGGGGCTTGA